In Paenibacillus ihbetae, the following are encoded in one genomic region:
- a CDS encoding sensor histidine kinase produces MESTYHRMRLELAKFISISAVLAGGTCFVLMAVILIIRVISDDLYNLVINLVYELNGLFPRLFPIIFFVFFLFLIFSMFIVSRRSFRYYTEVSQMLQSMAEGKLDVKLPVSDRDTLIGNLAQNINNLVHQLELSLQQERAAEESKNELITSVSHDLRTPLTSILGYLYIIEQDRYKDEVEMRYYTSIIYEKSKNLDRLVNELFEYVRTKNPKLTLHKEKINMTRLLQQLAAQYIPELKANRMEARLSLPGREVWLYADAEKLVRVYENIINNALRYGADGKWLDIRLQEDEKGICIEIKNYGKPIPKHSLPYVFERFYRADEARTEEGSGLGLAIAKNIVELHQGEIWVKSDESGTAFFTLFERENIDER; encoded by the coding sequence ATGGAATCTACATATCATAGGATGCGATTGGAGCTGGCGAAGTTTATCAGCATAAGTGCAGTGCTTGCAGGGGGAACTTGTTTTGTACTAATGGCTGTTATTCTGATCATTAGAGTTATTTCAGATGATCTATATAACCTTGTCATCAACCTGGTTTATGAACTTAACGGACTATTCCCCAGGTTGTTTCCTATTATATTTTTTGTTTTTTTCCTATTTCTCATTTTCAGCATGTTTATTGTGTCTCGACGGTCATTTCGTTACTATACAGAGGTATCCCAAATGCTTCAATCGATGGCCGAAGGGAAATTGGACGTAAAATTACCTGTGAGTGATCGGGATACGTTGATTGGAAATTTGGCACAGAATATTAATAATCTTGTTCATCAGCTAGAACTCTCCCTGCAGCAGGAGAGAGCAGCAGAAGAATCGAAGAATGAGCTAATCACTTCTGTTTCCCATGATTTACGCACGCCATTAACTTCAATTCTTGGTTATCTCTATATTATTGAACAGGATCGTTACAAAGATGAAGTCGAAATGCGCTATTATACGTCTATCATCTATGAGAAGAGCAAAAATTTAGATCGCCTTGTTAATGAACTGTTTGAGTATGTTCGTACAAAAAATCCGAAGCTAACCCTTCATAAAGAAAAAATAAATATGACTCGATTGCTCCAACAGCTGGCTGCTCAGTATATTCCTGAATTAAAAGCCAATCGGATGGAAGCTCGTTTAAGTTTACCTGGTCGCGAAGTCTGGCTTTATGCAGATGCTGAGAAACTCGTACGAGTATACGAAAATATTATAAACAACGCATTGCGATATGGCGCGGATGGTAAGTGGCTTGATATCCGACTCCAGGAGGACGAGAAAGGGATTTGTATTGAAATAAAAAATTACGGGAAACCGATTCCTAAGCACTCTCTTCCATATGTTTTTGAACGCTTTTATCGAGCAGATGAGGCTCGTACGGAAGAAGGTTCAGGTCTCGGGCTTGCCATAGCCAAAAATATTGTAGAACTTCATCAAGGGGAAATTTGGGTGAAGAGTGATGAGAGCGGGACAGCTTTCTTTACTTTGTTTGAAAGGGAGAACATCGATGAACGCTAA
- a CDS encoding response regulator transcription factor: MNANILVVDDDPEIVRLVELALRQEGHNVFTAATGLEALRCFQEQEIDLVIVDVMMPEMDGLTFSKEVRKTENVPILMLSAKSEDMDKIEGLLIGADDYMTKPFHLLELIVRVKALLRRAYPAKNNPSQGSSVLQFGPLTIDHKRYEVRYNEEKIVLTAKEFDILYLLASHPGQVFPAEDIFQKVWKEKYYEGNNTVMVHISNLREKVDKLLGYKLIQTVWGVGYKIEI; encoded by the coding sequence ATGAACGCTAACATATTGGTGGTAGACGACGATCCGGAAATTGTAAGACTCGTGGAGCTTGCACTTCGACAAGAAGGTCATAACGTCTTCACAGCTGCTACTGGATTGGAAGCTTTACGATGCTTTCAGGAACAAGAGATTGACCTTGTAATCGTAGATGTGATGATGCCTGAGATGGACGGACTTACGTTTTCTAAGGAAGTTAGAAAGACAGAGAACGTGCCTATTCTCATGCTAAGCGCCAAATCGGAGGACATGGACAAGATAGAAGGATTATTGATTGGTGCAGATGATTATATGACCAAGCCGTTTCATCTTTTGGAGTTAATTGTAAGGGTGAAGGCCCTTCTGAGACGCGCCTATCCGGCAAAAAACAATCCATCTCAGGGTTCTTCTGTCCTGCAATTTGGACCACTTACGATCGACCATAAACGTTACGAAGTAAGATACAATGAAGAAAAAATCGTCCTTACCGCAAAAGAATTTGATATTTTATATTTACTTGCAAGTCATCCAGGGCAAGTATTTCCCGCCGAAGACATTTTCCAGAAGGTATGGAAGGAAAAATATTATGAGGGCAATAATACTGTGATGGTACACATCAGCAACCTGCGAGAGAAAGTGGACAAATTGCTAGGCTATAAGCTCATTCAGACGGTATGGGGTGTCGGATATAAAATTGAGATTTGA
- a CDS encoding SDR family oxidoreductase: protein MSKIQGKVVVITGASSGIGEATAKLLASQGAHVVMGARRVERLAALASTIETEGGSVLFQQLDVTNIEQMQSIIRLAQTRFGQVDVIVNNAGVMPLSPLAALKIEEWNRMIDVNIRGVLHGIAAGLPIMREQQSGHIINLASIGAYAVSPTAAVYCATKYAVRAITEGLRQEVGADIRVTLVSPGVTQSELAEGISDDEARELMKTYRRDALPAFAIARAIAYAIEQPADVDVNELVVRPTAQLA from the coding sequence ATGTCAAAAATCCAGGGTAAAGTTGTTGTCATTACAGGAGCAAGCAGCGGGATTGGTGAAGCGACGGCCAAGCTTCTTGCCAGTCAGGGAGCGCATGTTGTTATGGGGGCCAGACGCGTGGAAAGACTGGCAGCTTTGGCTTCGACGATTGAGACAGAAGGAGGCTCGGTACTATTTCAACAGCTGGACGTGACGAATATCGAGCAAATGCAGTCCATCATCCGCTTGGCGCAGACCCGGTTCGGCCAAGTCGACGTCATTGTAAACAATGCCGGCGTAATGCCCCTCTCTCCTTTGGCTGCCTTGAAAATTGAGGAATGGAACCGAATGATTGACGTCAATATTCGCGGAGTTCTGCATGGCATCGCTGCAGGTCTTCCCATCATGAGAGAGCAGCAATCCGGTCATATCATTAACTTGGCTTCCATCGGTGCCTATGCAGTGTCACCAACGGCAGCAGTCTACTGTGCAACCAAATATGCCGTTCGCGCCATCACGGAAGGCTTGCGGCAGGAGGTTGGAGCAGACATTAGGGTAACGCTGGTTTCCCCGGGCGTAACACAGTCTGAGCTCGCAGAGGGCATTTCGGATGACGAGGCCAGGGAACTCATGAAAACGTACCGACGTGACGCTCTGCCTGCTTTTGCCATTGCCCGAGCTATTGCTTATGCGATTGAGCAACCGGCAGATGTCGACGTCAATGAGTTAGTGGTGCGGCCAACTGCCCAGCTTGCATAA
- a CDS encoding Atu4866 domain-containing protein has protein sequence MSTPNEQNHPYVGMWVTKDGYIRHELLPNGRYDEARGNRKSAYQGRYTIIGDHIEYVDDTGFTADGDFRDSVLYHAGMVLYREE, from the coding sequence ATGAGTACACCAAACGAACAAAACCATCCATATGTCGGCATGTGGGTGACCAAAGACGGTTATATTCGACATGAACTGCTGCCGAACGGGCGGTATGACGAGGCACGCGGTAATCGAAAAAGCGCTTATCAAGGCCGGTATACCATTATAGGCGACCATATTGAGTACGTAGATGATACCGGGTTTACCGCAGACGGTGATTTCCGGGATTCAGTGCTTTACCACGCCGGTATGGTTCTCTATCGTGAGGAGTAG
- a CDS encoding AraC family transcriptional regulator, whose amino-acid sequence MDAWFEKQRKELLHIIEKFTLEDGTHDTKVPGLRLIRASRTSEPVYSVYEPSLCVVAQGSKVVILGQEMYQYDSNSFLTASVHLPITGQVMEASSETPYFSAQIIFDMKQIVDVIQAAGDSMRAGNETCRGLKVSQIDHALLDAVLRLVKLIEAPQDIPVLAPYAMREVIYRVLQKENNASLKQIAVIGSHAQRIAGVVEKLNRDFAQPLRVDDLAAEARMSASSLYDYFKEVTGMSPIQFQKQIRLQEARRLLLTGSIDAAEAAFQVGYESPSHFSREYARMFGQPPIRDVRRLRSTLMDETASDG is encoded by the coding sequence ATGGATGCATGGTTCGAGAAACAAAGAAAGGAACTTCTACATATCATAGAGAAATTCACGCTAGAAGACGGAACGCATGACACGAAAGTTCCCGGTTTGCGCCTGATTCGTGCTTCCAGGACGTCCGAGCCGGTTTATTCCGTTTATGAACCTTCTCTTTGCGTCGTAGCTCAAGGTTCCAAGGTAGTTATATTAGGGCAGGAGATGTACCAATATGATTCAAACAGCTTTTTAACCGCATCGGTACATCTGCCGATTACTGGACAGGTGATGGAAGCTTCGAGTGAAACACCATATTTCAGTGCGCAGATCATTTTCGATATGAAACAGATTGTTGACGTCATTCAGGCTGCCGGAGATTCGATGAGAGCAGGAAATGAAACATGCCGGGGACTAAAGGTAAGCCAAATCGACCATGCCCTCCTGGATGCAGTGCTGCGGCTTGTAAAATTGATCGAAGCGCCGCAAGATATCCCGGTGCTTGCGCCTTACGCTATGCGCGAGGTTATTTACCGGGTGCTTCAGAAAGAAAATAACGCTTCGCTGAAGCAGATTGCAGTTATCGGAAGTCATGCACAACGCATCGCAGGAGTCGTTGAAAAGCTTAATCGCGACTTTGCCCAGCCCCTGCGCGTCGATGATTTAGCCGCAGAGGCTCGCATGAGCGCTTCGTCTTTATACGATTATTTTAAGGAAGTCACAGGGATGAGTCCGATCCAGTTTCAGAAACAGATCCGATTGCAAGAGGCACGCCGGTTACTCCTGACAGGATCCATCGATGCCGCCGAAGCTGCATTTCAGGTTGGATATGAGAGCCCATCGCATTTTAGCAGGGAATATGCGCGGATGTTTGGGCAGCCACCAATCCGGGACGTTCGTCGTCTGCGTAGCACCCTTATGGATGAAACGGCTAGCGACGGTTAA
- a CDS encoding DivIVA domain-containing protein: MEKERLLRKPTEQGIELTPLEIHMHEFDHRLRGYDQDQVNDYLDRIIKDYETYNKIIKELQEYVVMLLNHATPSSVPAGLHQRLRELEIHCFGRPKD; the protein is encoded by the coding sequence ATGGAAAAAGAACGTTTATTAAGGAAACCAACTGAACAGGGAATAGAACTCACCCCTCTCGAAATACATATGCACGAGTTTGACCACAGGCTTCGTGGGTATGACCAGGACCAAGTTAACGATTATTTGGATAGGATCATTAAAGACTATGAAACATATAACAAAATAATAAAGGAGCTTCAGGAATATGTAGTTATGTTGTTAAATCATGCGACTCCTTCAAGCGTTCCTGCAGGCCTCCATCAACGACTTCGCGAACTAGAGATTCATTGTTTCGGCAGACCGAAAGATTAA
- a CDS encoding alpha/beta hydrolase produces the protein MKKKNKWIRRLVWGCSLFVIVAIGLFIYLKLITYSPSSQAELAFQSDNLVKVTEVKDGYKFEAGMGKVIEPNIIFYPGGLVEPKSYSPFARELAKLGHRVYIADMPLNLAIFGQNKANSFLEEHPDESYVIGGHSLGGSFAARYASEHSKELEGIFFLASYADDTGSIKDSDLSVLQITGTSDGVLNREAWERARTNLPADTLYVSIEGGNHGQFGSYGKQKGDHDPAIDEEEQLEKVVLAIEDWITEMNK, from the coding sequence ATGAAGAAGAAAAACAAATGGATTAGAAGGCTGGTATGGGGATGCTCATTGTTCGTGATTGTTGCAATTGGCTTATTCATATACCTGAAATTGATAACCTACAGTCCTTCCAGTCAAGCGGAGCTCGCTTTTCAGAGCGATAATTTGGTCAAAGTAACAGAGGTAAAAGACGGTTACAAATTTGAGGCTGGTATGGGGAAGGTAATCGAACCTAATATTATTTTTTACCCTGGAGGTCTGGTAGAACCGAAAAGCTATTCCCCCTTTGCGAGGGAACTCGCAAAACTGGGACATCGCGTATACATTGCAGACATGCCGCTGAATCTAGCCATTTTTGGTCAAAATAAAGCCAACTCCTTTCTTGAAGAACACCCCGATGAATCATACGTTATTGGGGGACATTCTTTAGGAGGTTCATTTGCAGCCAGATATGCTTCTGAACACAGTAAGGAGCTTGAGGGAATATTTTTCTTGGCTTCTTACGCTGATGATACGGGTTCAATAAAAGATTCAGATCTGTCTGTATTGCAAATAACAGGGACATCAGATGGAGTACTCAACAGAGAAGCTTGGGAAAGGGCTAGAACCAACCTACCTGCAGACACTTTGTATGTCAGTATCGAGGGAGGGAACCATGGACAATTTGGATCATATGGAAAGCAAAAAGGGGATCATGATCCAGCCATTGATGAGGAAGAGCAATTAGAAAAGGTTGTTCTTGCTATAGAGGATTGGATCACCGAAATGAACAAATAG
- a CDS encoding RNA polymerase sigma factor, with protein MEDRTLLYGIARKDPKCFETLVDRYSRYIAAVVAKVAGGRFNSYDVEEITGDVLVKLWTDGPKIMLRGDSLKPYLAIAARNHTLNVLRKRQRVIESELEDDAVSCPSAEALAILRQEKEAISGMVQDMGEPDREIFIRRYFYLEKVRDIASRLNMQEKAVTARIRRAKDKLRIHYETENP; from the coding sequence ATGGAGGATCGGACATTGTTGTACGGTATTGCTCGGAAAGATCCGAAATGTTTTGAAACATTGGTTGACCGATATTCACGCTACATAGCCGCGGTGGTTGCTAAGGTGGCTGGTGGACGGTTTAATTCCTACGATGTGGAGGAAATCACCGGGGACGTGCTGGTCAAGCTGTGGACAGACGGGCCCAAAATCATGCTGCGTGGAGATAGCCTCAAGCCTTACCTGGCCATAGCCGCGCGTAATCATACTTTGAATGTTTTGCGAAAAAGGCAGCGGGTCATAGAATCGGAACTGGAAGATGATGCGGTTTCTTGTCCTTCTGCAGAGGCACTGGCTATTCTGCGACAGGAGAAGGAAGCGATTAGCGGCATGGTCCAGGATATGGGGGAACCGGATCGTGAAATCTTTATCCGCAGATACTTCTATTTGGAGAAAGTCCGGGATATTGCAAGCAGGCTGAATATGCAGGAGAAAGCCGTCACTGCCCGGATCCGCCGGGCGAAGGATAAACTGCGCATCCATTATGAAACCGAGAATCCGTAG
- a CDS encoding amidohydrolase family protein — translation MRTIFDTHLHIIDPRFPLIENQGFLPEPFTCKDYLDKVQELNVMGGAIVSGSFQGFDQNYLIDSLQKLGENFVGVTQLPHDTSDEEIIRLHGYGVRAIRFNVKRGGSEDISRLDYFARRVHELVGWHAELYIDSTSLPEIATTLEKLPAVSVDHLGLSREGFNNLLSLVDKGVKVKATGFGRVDLDVTEAIRTIYSINPDALMFGTDLPSTRAKRPYDHSDIELIYNTLDKDQAEKVLYKNAIKWYMK, via the coding sequence ATGCGAACCATTTTTGATACACACCTACACATCATAGACCCACGTTTTCCATTAATAGAGAATCAAGGATTCTTACCTGAGCCCTTTACCTGCAAAGACTATTTAGATAAAGTTCAGGAACTAAATGTAATGGGAGGTGCTATTGTATCGGGTTCATTTCAAGGATTCGATCAAAACTATCTCATTGATTCGTTGCAAAAACTCGGTGAGAATTTTGTTGGTGTAACTCAATTGCCACATGATACGTCAGATGAAGAAATAATCAGGCTGCATGGCTACGGTGTAAGAGCCATTCGTTTTAATGTCAAGCGAGGAGGTTCGGAAGACATCTCCCGTTTAGACTACTTCGCCAGGAGAGTTCATGAGTTAGTAGGATGGCACGCTGAATTATATATTGATTCTACTTCTTTACCTGAAATTGCAACAACTTTGGAAAAACTCCCTGCAGTATCGGTAGATCATTTGGGTTTATCAAGAGAGGGGTTTAATAACCTTCTATCTTTAGTCGATAAGGGAGTTAAAGTAAAAGCAACCGGCTTTGGTAGGGTTGATCTTGATGTAACAGAGGCTATCCGTACAATTTATTCAATTAACCCAGATGCCTTAATGTTTGGAACCGATTTACCTTCAACGAGAGCAAAGAGACCTTATGATCATTCTGATATTGAATTGATTTACAACACTCTTGATAAAGATCAAGCTGAAAAAGTCTTGTATAAGAATGCGATTAAATGGTATATGAAATAA
- a CDS encoding metallophosphoesterase family protein: MKDSTETGGFCIRSLIISDVHGCLDEFNLLLSKVNYRPQHDELILLGDYVDRGIKSREVVQRVKELHEEFGVVVLKGNHDDMMVNALINNDESLNAHWLNNGGYQTIESYCGFDFLEEQFDWNTYIKAKEFIRNHFQPHIDFLNDLSLYHETDTHIFVHAGINPFYEDWKKQPDDDFLWIRDIFINNLTGTDKIVVFGHTPCVYLHSSADIWFSPLEDKIGVDGACAYGKQLNCLEINHGEYFLHSVKKGESPPNLARDKTICERYANPIREGDSFEARDYCVNERNFKFRED, encoded by the coding sequence ATGAAAGATTCAACTGAGACAGGAGGGTTCTGTATCAGATCATTGATAATTAGTGATGTTCATGGTTGTCTCGATGAATTCAACTTGTTGCTAAGCAAAGTTAATTATAGGCCTCAACATGATGAGTTGATTTTATTGGGAGACTACGTTGATCGAGGGATAAAGAGCAGAGAGGTCGTGCAGCGAGTCAAGGAATTGCATGAAGAGTTTGGGGTGGTTGTACTAAAGGGAAACCATGATGATATGATGGTAAACGCCCTGATCAACAATGATGAGAGCCTTAATGCTCATTGGTTAAATAATGGAGGGTATCAGACGATAGAGAGTTATTGTGGTTTTGACTTCTTGGAGGAGCAATTTGATTGGAATACATATATAAAAGCCAAGGAATTTATTCGTAATCACTTTCAACCGCACATTGATTTTCTTAATGATCTGTCATTGTACCATGAAACCGATACTCATATCTTCGTACATGCCGGGATCAACCCATTCTATGAGGATTGGAAAAAACAGCCCGATGACGATTTTTTGTGGATCAGAGACATATTCATTAACAATCTCACAGGTACAGATAAGATCGTCGTTTTTGGCCATACGCCATGCGTTTATTTGCACTCATCTGCAGATATTTGGTTTAGTCCTCTTGAGGATAAGATAGGTGTTGACGGAGCATGTGCCTACGGTAAGCAGCTTAACTGCCTGGAGATAAATCATGGTGAGTACTTTCTACATTCTGTTAAAAAAGGTGAAAGCCCTCCCAATTTGGCAAGAGATAAGACGATATGTGAACGCTACGCCAATCCTATACGTGAGGGTGATTCGTTTGAAGCAAGGGATTATTGTGTTAATGAACGGAACTTCAAGTTCAGGGAAGACTAG
- a CDS encoding chloramphenicol phosphotransferase CPT family protein encodes MKQGIIVLMNGTSSSGKTSISIELMNQTEIPFHYLSIDHFIKEFNTKFLDVVEPTREVDQQRIGQIIFDPLLSVYYSTIKLFSEIGVNVIVDTVIDNDKWLNECLDLFFDQPTLFVGVICSKEELIRREQARGDRVIGLAASQFNKVYSIDEYDLKVNTEKMNPKECAEKILSYMKSNKEYLAFKNLSKRDVSVS; translated from the coding sequence TTGAAGCAAGGGATTATTGTGTTAATGAACGGAACTTCAAGTTCAGGGAAGACTAGTATTTCTATAGAACTGATGAATCAAACAGAGATTCCATTTCATTATTTATCAATAGATCATTTTATTAAAGAATTCAACACCAAATTTTTAGATGTTGTTGAACCTACAAGAGAAGTAGATCAGCAAAGGATCGGACAAATCATTTTTGATCCCTTACTCTCCGTGTACTATTCGACAATAAAATTGTTTTCAGAAATTGGTGTGAATGTAATAGTAGATACCGTAATCGACAACGACAAGTGGTTGAATGAATGTCTTGATCTGTTTTTCGATCAGCCTACGTTATTTGTAGGAGTAATATGCTCGAAAGAAGAACTCATTAGAAGAGAGCAAGCAAGAGGAGATAGAGTTATTGGACTAGCGGCTTCACAGTTCAACAAGGTATATAGCATTGATGAGTACGACCTCAAAGTAAATACGGAAAAGATGAATCCAAAAGAATGTGCCGAAAAGATATTAAGTTATATGAAGTCCAATAAGGAATACTTGGCATTTAAGAATTTAAGTAAAAGAGATGTTAGTGTTTCATAA
- a CDS encoding MFS transporter: protein MLLAVFLSILNGFSSIVAIPAIQQNLHATDAQTHLILAVYNFVFGILLILGGRLGDKYGRRKIFLYGIGLFTLSSLGAGLAPNADILIVMRGIQGVSASLMVPQVLSIIQVNFHGRTRGIALGAYAAVGGFASTISQLLGGWLITGNILDLGWRMIYLINLPIGIAAFVLANFAVDESASTEAKGKRMDTVGTILVTLALLTFSIPLTFGNDLGWPVWSLASLLLTPVLIWYFVRYEQKIKTHPLTSPLIKLSLFKQKSFSLGNLLVLLFYSGNAALFLALPLLLQNGLGVTALESGIIFTPLALGFAFMSLTGGRLAEKYGRKTLTAGVLLLGFSYLCSLPRELSSIKLCRGMN, encoded by the coding sequence ATGCTCTTGGCAGTATTTTTATCAATCTTGAACGGGTTCAGTTCAATTGTTGCCATACCGGCTATCCAGCAAAATTTACATGCTACCGATGCGCAGACGCATCTTATCCTCGCGGTCTATAACTTTGTGTTCGGAATTTTGTTGATCCTAGGCGGACGCTTGGGTGACAAATACGGCCGCAGGAAGATTTTTCTCTATGGAATTGGCTTATTTACTTTGTCTTCGCTAGGGGCGGGTCTCGCCCCCAATGCCGACATTCTTATCGTGATGCGCGGCATTCAAGGGGTTAGCGCATCCCTCATGGTTCCGCAAGTATTATCGATCATTCAAGTTAACTTTCATGGAAGAACTCGGGGGATCGCACTGGGAGCTTATGCCGCCGTCGGGGGGTTTGCGTCAACGATATCACAGCTCCTTGGCGGGTGGTTAATAACAGGGAATATCCTCGATTTGGGGTGGCGAATGATTTACCTGATTAATCTGCCGATCGGCATTGCTGCGTTTGTGCTCGCCAACTTCGCGGTGGATGAAAGTGCATCAACGGAAGCGAAAGGCAAACGAATGGATACGGTCGGTACCATACTCGTTACTCTTGCTTTGCTTACATTCAGCATTCCTTTGACATTTGGGAACGACTTGGGCTGGCCTGTCTGGTCGTTGGCGAGTTTACTGCTCACTCCTGTGCTCATTTGGTACTTTGTTCGATATGAACAAAAAATAAAAACACATCCCTTAACCTCTCCATTAATCAAATTGTCGCTTTTCAAGCAAAAGTCATTTTCACTAGGAAATTTACTGGTTCTGCTGTTTTATAGCGGCAACGCCGCTCTCTTTCTCGCCTTGCCGTTGCTGCTGCAAAATGGACTCGGCGTAACGGCCCTTGAATCGGGGATCATCTTCACTCCCCTTGCGCTTGGATTTGCTTTCATGTCGCTGACAGGTGGAAGATTGGCTGAAAAATACGGGAGGAAGACGCTTACGGCCGGCGTTCTTTTACTGGGGTTTAGTTATCTGTGTTCATTGCCCCGGGAACTTTCCTCGATCAAGCTATGTCGGGGTATGAACTGA
- a CDS encoding MarR family winged helix-turn-helix transcriptional regulator — MTTPLTSQLLQGCLYFTTNQVTRTMTKMADEAFFPSGLPPAYAFVMIAINDHQGISQKELGEVLHIAPSTITLEKLQTKGLLYTEQQGKQSLIHSTDKGNALQADLEAAWINLYRRYSDLISVFGKQLTKQLHQVSLKLEK; from the coding sequence ATGACTACACCCTTGACAAGTCAATTGCTGCAAGGTTGTTTATACTTTACGACAAATCAGGTTACCCGAACAATGACCAAAATGGCCGACGAGGCGTTTTTCCCTTCGGGGTTACCCCCCGCTTACGCTTTTGTCATGATCGCCATAAATGACCATCAGGGCATATCACAGAAAGAGCTCGGAGAGGTATTGCATATTGCACCTTCCACTATTACACTCGAAAAACTGCAGACCAAAGGGCTCTTATATACTGAACAGCAAGGCAAGCAGTCCCTCATTCACTCGACCGACAAGGGCAATGCGCTTCAAGCCGACCTTGAGGCGGCTTGGATCAACCTGTATCGCCGTTATTCAGATCTGATCAGTGTTTTCGGTAAGCAATTGACAAAGCAGCTTCATCAAGTAAGCCTGAAACTAGAGAAATAG